One window of Gilliamella sp. B3022 genomic DNA carries:
- the mltA gene encoding murein transglycosylase A — MKQNNHCFYLSVLFILIILSVSTGCQSNLNKNTKQDQQYSDGKLLLPFNVSPTHLSYPVNISDYVIQIAKIESSSPELYRQNEHIYTAINNWITNLLDFDELLKVGLNSYGLAGQDGYGNVHFTGYYTPVIKARHTPTLEFKYPIYKMPAITKGQLPSREQIYNGALADKGLEIAYSNSLMDNFIMEVQGSAYIDFEDGNPLVFFSYAGKNGYSYSSIGQLLVKQGEIKKEELSMQAIKDWSENKSEENLKKLLIQNRSFVFFEPKYNAEVKGAASIPLIANASVASDKTLIPIGSVILADVPLLDQDGQHRGKRETRLMVALDVGGAIKGQHFDLYLGIGEKPGALAGFYNHYGRVWLIKP; from the coding sequence ATGAAACAAAATAACCATTGCTTTTATTTATCAGTCTTATTTATTTTGATTATCTTATCAGTATCAACTGGCTGTCAAAGCAATTTAAATAAAAATACTAAACAAGATCAACAATACAGCGATGGTAAGTTGCTCTTACCTTTTAATGTATCACCTACCCATTTGAGTTATCCTGTTAACATATCCGATTATGTTATTCAGATTGCAAAGATTGAATCTTCATCCCCGGAGTTGTATCGTCAAAATGAACATATTTATACCGCTATTAATAACTGGATTACTAACTTATTAGATTTCGATGAACTTCTTAAAGTCGGATTAAATAGTTATGGGTTGGCTGGACAAGATGGCTATGGTAATGTACATTTCACTGGTTATTATACACCTGTCATCAAAGCAAGACATACCCCAACATTAGAATTCAAATATCCTATTTATAAAATGCCAGCAATAACTAAAGGGCAATTGCCTAGCCGCGAACAAATTTATAATGGCGCATTAGCCGATAAAGGGTTGGAGATAGCTTACAGTAACTCTCTAATGGACAACTTTATTATGGAAGTTCAGGGAAGTGCTTATATTGATTTTGAAGATGGCAATCCTTTAGTATTTTTCAGTTATGCGGGTAAAAATGGTTATAGCTACTCAAGTATTGGGCAATTGTTAGTAAAACAAGGTGAAATAAAAAAAGAAGAATTGTCAATGCAAGCAATAAAAGATTGGTCTGAAAATAAAAGCGAAGAAAATCTTAAAAAATTACTGATTCAAAATCGTTCTTTTGTATTTTTTGAACCAAAATATAATGCAGAAGTAAAAGGTGCAGCATCCATCCCCTTAATTGCAAATGCATCGGTTGCTTCTGATAAGACATTAATTCCCATTGGCTCAGTGATATTAGCCGATGTTCCTCTTCTTGATCAAGATGGTCAGCATCGAGGTAAAAGAGAGACGCGATTAATGGTAGCACTAGATGTAGGGGGAGCTATAAAAGGTCAACACTTTGATCTTTATCTCGGGATTGGTGAAAAACCAGGCGCACTAGCTGGTTTTTACAATCACTATGGACGAGTATGGTTGATAAAACCTTAA
- a CDS encoding TerC/Alx family metal homeostasis membrane protein, whose translation MIQHSLGFPVETVLVFVGLSLTAIIIDLYAHHNDKPISLKNAIGWSIFWIAVALCFALFLYIHHGSTTASLFITGYILEKALSVDNLFVIMAIFSWFTVPNNYRHRLLYWGVIGAIIFRAIFVIIGTSLLSLGPWMELVFSVMVAFTGIMMLKNHNRDEEIKDYSHHIAFRIAKHIFPSYPKIVGHTFLLTQKQLDTELAKPENNDLVGKISKSAVYATPLFLCIVVIELSDVMFAFDSVPAVIAVSQEPLIVYSAMIFAILGLRTMYFVLEAMRQYLVHLGKAVICLLFFIAGKLALNASNHLFGYGLDISPTFSLYIVLGILVLGIIASFIWPEKNNE comes from the coding sequence ATGATTCAACACTCATTAGGATTTCCAGTAGAAACAGTATTAGTATTTGTTGGGTTATCCCTAACTGCAATTATTATCGACTTATATGCTCACCATAATGATAAACCTATCAGTTTAAAAAATGCAATTGGATGGTCAATTTTTTGGATAGCTGTTGCATTATGTTTTGCTTTATTTCTATATATTCATCATGGTAGTACAACAGCAAGTTTATTTATAACTGGTTATATACTTGAAAAAGCATTATCTGTCGATAATCTGTTTGTTATTATGGCCATTTTTTCATGGTTTACCGTCCCCAATAATTACCGTCATCGCTTGCTTTACTGGGGAGTTATTGGTGCCATTATTTTCCGAGCAATATTTGTAATAATTGGAACAAGCTTATTATCTTTAGGTCCATGGATGGAATTAGTTTTCTCAGTTATGGTTGCTTTTACGGGAATAATGATGCTAAAAAATCATAATAGAGATGAAGAAATTAAAGATTACTCCCATCATATCGCCTTTCGCATAGCAAAACATATTTTTCCTTCTTATCCTAAAATTGTAGGGCACACTTTTTTATTAACTCAAAAACAACTCGATACCGAACTAGCAAAACCAGAAAACAACGATTTAGTTGGCAAAATTTCTAAAAGTGCCGTCTATGCAACACCGCTATTTCTATGTATTGTTGTTATTGAACTCAGTGATGTTATGTTTGCTTTTGACTCAGTCCCAGCGGTGATTGCGGTTAGTCAAGAACCATTAATTGTGTATAGTGCCATGATTTTTGCTATTTTAGGACTGAGAACGATGTATTTTGTCTTAGAAGCTATGCGACAATATTTAGTTCATCTTGGTAAAGCAGTCATCTGTTTACTATTTTTTATTGCTGGTAAATTAGCTTTAAACGCCAGTAATCACCTGTTTGGTTACGGACTTGATATAAGCCCAACCTTTAGCCTTTATATCGTTTTAGGAATTTTAGTCCTAGGTATTATTGCCAGCTTTATCTGGCCAGAAAAAAATAATGAGTAA
- a CDS encoding ABC transporter ATP-binding protein, whose translation MYRFFEKLVSPYPKDAPQPAAKNFFSFIWQSTKGTRIFMLLLILLSGLSGAFEAFLFAALGKVVDWLADAEPSKFWQQEKTTLIILAIIILASTLIISLQTIIKHQCLAGNFPMRMRWNLHRLVLNQSMRFFQDEFAGRISAKVMQTSLAVRDTCFLVADIFIYVLISFIAMAAVIGQLDPWLLMPFLGWGVLYGIAMYYFIPRLSKVASMQADARSTMTGRVTDAYTNIMTVKLFSHAGNEAKYAQESMDEFLVTVNQQMRLVSSFEIVNHILSITLILCTTGIALWLWTDQLIGIGAIATTTAVALRLNGFSHWIMWELAALFENIGVVKDGINTFSSTKTAHDQPNATELIVKQGKIEFKHINFNYDINRQKSTIQDLDLTINSGEKIGLVGRSGAGKSTLINLLLRFYDLQSGKIIIDGQDIKTVTQESLRAQIGMVTQDTSLLHRSVRENLIYSNSQATEEEMITAAKKAHADSFIQTLVDANGRTGYDAFVGERGIKLSGGQRQRIAIARVILKNAPILLLDEATSALDSEIEQAIQESLYTLMEGKTVIAIAHRLSTIAAMDRLVVLDQGKIIEQGTHKELLDKNGLYAQLWKHQSGGFLGENV comes from the coding sequence ATGTATCGATTTTTTGAAAAATTGGTGTCGCCTTATCCTAAAGATGCTCCTCAACCGGCGGCTAAAAACTTTTTTAGTTTTATATGGCAGTCAACCAAAGGCACTCGCATATTTATGCTATTATTAATCTTATTGAGTGGATTAAGTGGTGCTTTCGAAGCTTTTTTATTTGCAGCATTAGGTAAAGTGGTCGACTGGCTCGCAGACGCTGAACCATCTAAATTTTGGCAGCAAGAAAAAACAACATTAATTATTCTGGCTATAATAATTTTAGCAAGCACACTGATCATTAGTTTACAAACGATTATTAAACATCAATGTCTCGCCGGAAATTTTCCAATGAGAATGCGTTGGAATTTGCATAGATTGGTTCTTAACCAAAGTATGCGCTTTTTCCAAGATGAATTTGCTGGGAGAATATCAGCAAAAGTGATGCAAACATCCCTTGCTGTTAGAGATACTTGTTTTTTAGTCGCGGATATTTTTATCTATGTTCTTATTTCATTTATTGCTATGGCGGCTGTTATTGGGCAATTAGATCCTTGGTTATTAATGCCTTTTCTTGGTTGGGGTGTGCTTTATGGGATTGCGATGTACTACTTTATTCCACGCTTAAGTAAAGTTGCTAGCATGCAGGCAGACGCGCGTTCTACCATGACCGGAAGAGTCACCGATGCTTATACCAATATCATGACCGTTAAACTGTTCTCACATGCAGGTAATGAAGCCAAATACGCTCAAGAATCAATGGATGAGTTTTTAGTTACCGTTAATCAGCAAATGCGTTTAGTCAGCAGTTTTGAAATTGTAAACCATATATTATCTATTACGTTGATACTTTGCACGACTGGTATTGCTTTATGGTTATGGACCGATCAATTAATTGGCATTGGAGCAATTGCCACAACTACCGCCGTCGCATTACGATTGAATGGTTTTTCTCACTGGATCATGTGGGAACTTGCTGCTCTATTTGAAAATATTGGTGTAGTAAAAGATGGCATCAATACATTTTCTTCAACTAAAACTGCTCACGATCAACCAAATGCAACAGAACTTATTGTTAAGCAAGGTAAAATAGAGTTTAAACACATTAATTTCAATTATGATATCAACAGACAAAAGTCAACCATTCAAGATTTGGATTTAACAATTAATTCAGGTGAAAAAATAGGTTTAGTCGGTCGTTCTGGAGCAGGGAAATCTACACTTATTAATTTATTATTACGCTTTTATGATTTACAAAGTGGTAAAATTATTATTGATGGACAAGATATCAAAACTGTTACTCAAGAAAGCTTACGTGCTCAAATTGGTATGGTAACTCAAGATACATCCCTATTACATCGCTCTGTACGAGAAAACTTGATCTATAGCAACAGTCAAGCCACTGAAGAAGAGATGATTACAGCAGCGAAAAAAGCTCATGCTGATAGCTTTATTCAAACACTTGTTGATGCAAATGGTCGAACAGGCTATGACGCATTTGTAGGAGAGAGAGGCATAAAATTATCAGGTGGACAACGGCAGCGCATTGCAATTGCCAGAGTAATATTAAAAAATGCTCCCATTCTATTATTGGATGAAGCTACCAGCGCACTGGATTCTGAAATTGAACAAGCAATTCAAGAAAGTTTATATACTTTAATGGAAGGCAAAACCGTTATTGCCATTGCTCACCGGTTATCAACTATCGCAGCAATGGATAGATTAGTTGTACTTGATCAAGGTAAAATTATTGAGCAAGGAACTCACAAAGAGTTGCTCGATAAAAATGGACTATACGCTCAACTATGGAAACATCAAAGTGGTGGATTCTTAGGGGAAAATGTGTAA
- the cycA gene encoding D-serine/D-alanine/glycine transporter, with translation MSIKSSNHDLKRNLSNRHIQLIAISGAIGTGLFMGSGKTISLAGPSIVLVYMVIGFILFFVMRAMGEILLSNLKYKSFSDFANDLLGPWAGFFTGWTYWFCWVITGIADVVAIAGYSQHWFPELQSWIPMFLTVILLLTLNLLTVKMFGETEFWFSMIKIVAIVGLIAIGVMLILISFHSTQTDTTAAFSNLWEYGGFFPNGTIGFFAGFQIAIFAFVGIELVGTTAAETVDPDKNLPRAINSVPARIIFFYVFSLIIIMSVTPWIFISPNKSPFVELFSLIGLPAAASVINFVVLTSAASSANSGIYSTSRMLFGLAKKQDAPEPFGKLSSRSVPANGLWFSCLCLFGGVVLIYLVPNVMEAFTIVTTISAILFMFIWSMILISYIAYRRKKADLHEQSSFKMPGGILMCFVCLVFFAFMIVLLTLEKDTCQALIATPIWFMILGVSYYIRSLKRQ, from the coding sequence ATGAGCATTAAATCCTCTAACCATGATCTAAAGCGAAACCTTTCTAACCGACATATCCAATTAATTGCCATTAGTGGTGCAATCGGTACAGGCTTATTTATGGGGTCAGGTAAAACGATAAGTCTCGCTGGACCTTCGATCGTTTTGGTATATATGGTTATTGGTTTTATCCTGTTTTTTGTTATGCGTGCAATGGGTGAAATACTTCTTTCTAATTTGAAGTATAAATCCTTTAGCGATTTTGCCAATGACCTTTTAGGTCCTTGGGCTGGTTTTTTTACCGGCTGGACTTATTGGTTTTGCTGGGTTATTACCGGAATTGCAGACGTTGTTGCCATTGCGGGGTATTCACAACACTGGTTTCCTGAGTTACAGTCGTGGATACCGATGTTTTTGACGGTTATTTTATTATTAACCTTAAATTTATTGACCGTAAAAATGTTTGGTGAGACAGAATTTTGGTTTTCAATGATTAAAATTGTTGCGATTGTAGGATTAATTGCCATTGGAGTTATGCTAATTTTAATCTCATTTCATTCCACTCAAACTGATACAACAGCAGCATTTTCAAATCTATGGGAATATGGTGGCTTCTTTCCTAATGGTACTATAGGCTTTTTTGCCGGTTTTCAAATTGCAATTTTTGCTTTTGTAGGGATTGAGCTGGTTGGTACTACCGCCGCAGAAACCGTCGATCCAGATAAAAATTTGCCACGAGCAATTAATTCTGTGCCTGCTCGAATTATCTTTTTCTATGTGTTTTCTCTAATCATAATTATGAGTGTTACACCTTGGATATTTATTTCACCAAATAAAAGTCCGTTTGTTGAATTATTTAGCTTAATAGGATTACCGGCTGCGGCAAGCGTTATTAATTTTGTCGTACTGACTTCAGCAGCTTCTTCGGCTAATAGTGGTATTTACTCAACGAGTCGTATGTTATTTGGACTTGCAAAAAAACAAGATGCGCCAGAGCCTTTCGGAAAGTTGTCAAGTCGCTCGGTTCCAGCTAATGGTTTGTGGTTTTCTTGTCTTTGCTTATTTGGTGGAGTGGTATTGATTTATCTTGTGCCTAATGTGATGGAGGCATTTACCATAGTTACGACTATCTCAGCTATTTTATTTATGTTTATTTGGTCAATGATTTTAATTTCCTATATTGCTTATCGTCGTAAGAAAGCAGATTTGCATGAACAATCTAGCTTTAAAATGCCTGGCGGTATTTTGATGTGCTTTGTCTGTTTGGTCTTTTTTGCATTTATGATTGTGTTGCTTACATTAGAGAAAGATACTTGTCAAGCTTTAATTGCAACACCTATTTGGTTTATGATATTGGGTGTAAGTTATTATATTCGTTCATTAAAAAGACAATAA
- a CDS encoding FAD-dependent monooxygenase, which produces MNTYFDVAIVGGGLVGLATACALSQYDLKIAIIDARVHCYESFPHHEIGVRASAINGASQRYLSKIGIWSDLFNSHRVQEFTEIGVWEKNGLAHLSAHAKDYGYPNLGYIIENNLISHCLYQFAEENHNITIFNLTAIDNTYNADYAFLTLSDNTILQAKLIVGADGAHSWLRNHEKISVFERNYLHHALITTVETQYPHQSCAKQIFYPNGIVAFLPLWQENKSCLVWSTKPDQTTMLTSLSEYKFCQELFKLTDDKIGKCQVINKRTVFPLKARLARQFIKHRLVLIGDAAHTIHPLAGQGVNLGFQDSALLVSTIKQLHDKQKDFGLAENLKSFQFTRRKDTLVMLTAMRTIQDMFHGDNILKKTLRTIGMNAIDNCSPLKKQLIKYAMHI; this is translated from the coding sequence ATGAATACTTATTTTGATGTTGCCATTGTTGGTGGTGGCTTAGTTGGGCTAGCTACGGCTTGTGCACTTAGTCAATATGATTTAAAGATTGCGATTATCGATGCTAGGGTTCATTGCTATGAATCTTTTCCTCACCACGAAATAGGCGTTAGAGCTTCAGCAATTAATGGTGCTAGCCAAAGGTATTTGTCTAAAATAGGCATTTGGAGCGATTTATTCAATAGTCATCGTGTACAAGAATTTACCGAAATAGGTGTATGGGAAAAAAACGGTTTAGCACATCTTTCAGCTCATGCAAAAGATTATGGGTATCCTAATCTTGGTTATATTATCGAAAATAATCTAATTTCTCACTGTTTGTATCAATTTGCTGAAGAAAATCACAATATAACAATTTTTAATCTCACAGCCATTGATAATACTTATAATGCCGATTATGCTTTTTTAACTTTATCTGATAATACTATTTTACAAGCTAAACTGATTGTTGGTGCTGATGGTGCACACTCTTGGTTGCGAAACCACGAAAAAATTTCAGTTTTTGAACGTAATTATCTTCATCATGCATTAATTACAACAGTTGAGACTCAATATCCCCATCAGTCTTGTGCCAAACAAATTTTTTATCCAAATGGTATTGTTGCGTTTTTACCACTTTGGCAAGAAAATAAAAGTTGTTTAGTATGGTCAACTAAACCTGATCAAACAACAATGTTAACCTCGCTTTCTGAATATAAGTTTTGCCAAGAATTGTTTAAATTAACCGATGATAAAATAGGCAAATGCCAAGTAATTAATAAACGTACGGTGTTTCCTTTGAAAGCGCGTTTGGCTAGACAATTTATTAAACATCGATTAGTGTTAATTGGTGATGCAGCACATACTATTCATCCTCTAGCAGGGCAAGGAGTGAATTTAGGTTTTCAGGATTCTGCTTTATTAGTTTCGACCATTAAACAGTTACATGATAAACAAAAAGATTTTGGACTTGCTGAAAATTTAAAATCTTTTCAATTCACTCGTCGTAAAGATACGTTAGTAATGTTAACTGCGATGAGAACTATTCAAGATATGTTTCATGGTGATAATATATTGAAAAAAACGCTAAGAACTATCGGTATGAATGCTATAGATAATTGTTCACCATTGAAAAAACAACTTATTAAATATGCAATGCATATTTAA
- a CDS encoding NADH:flavin oxidoreductase/NADH oxidase: MATISFLNTPFIIKNLSLKNRIVMPPMCQYQATDGMPNDWHFIHYVSRAIGGVGLIIVEMTNVAPNGRISPNCLGLWNDDQRDQFKRIVDAVHAQNGKIAIQIAHAGRKALGASDVVSCSPILYDGSNEANSKWQYQMPRELSKDEIKDIIKKFEESTKRAVEAGFDAIEIHGAHGYLIHQFSSPKTNHRTDEYGQDKLLFGEQVIKAAKSVMPSNMPLIIRFSAQEYSKDGYDIEYGRQIAKRFADAGADILDVSGGGDGQLDPAHTPLFHAGYQVYLARAIKQAINLPVITVGMLEDPYLADYVLSTGDADLIAIGRGLLNDPYWAIHVPSSPFVPAPYQVAFK, encoded by the coding sequence ATGGCGACAATCTCTTTTCTTAATACTCCCTTCATCATCAAAAATTTATCATTAAAAAATCGTATTGTAATGCCCCCTATGTGCCAATATCAAGCAACCGATGGTATGCCTAATGATTGGCATTTTATTCACTATGTATCTCGAGCAATTGGTGGTGTAGGTTTAATTATTGTTGAGATGACAAATGTCGCTCCTAATGGACGTATTTCACCTAATTGTCTTGGGTTATGGAACGATGATCAGCGTGATCAATTTAAACGCATTGTAGATGCTGTACATGCTCAAAATGGTAAAATTGCCATTCAAATTGCTCATGCCGGTCGAAAAGCTTTAGGTGCTTCAGATGTTGTATCTTGTTCACCTATTCTTTACGATGGTTCAAACGAAGCCAATTCTAAATGGCAATATCAAATGCCAAGAGAATTATCAAAAGATGAAATCAAAGATATTATTAAAAAATTTGAAGAGTCAACAAAACGAGCCGTTGAAGCAGGTTTTGATGCCATTGAAATTCATGGTGCGCACGGATATTTAATTCATCAATTCAGTTCCCCAAAAACGAATCATAGAACCGATGAATATGGTCAGGATAAATTATTATTTGGTGAACAAGTTATAAAAGCAGCTAAATCTGTCATGCCTAGCAATATGCCACTTATTATCCGTTTTTCAGCGCAAGAATATAGTAAAGATGGATATGATATAGAATATGGGCGCCAAATAGCAAAACGCTTTGCTGATGCAGGAGCTGATATTTTAGATGTAAGTGGCGGCGGCGATGGTCAATTAGATCCAGCTCATACACCACTGTTTCATGCTGGATATCAAGTATATCTTGCTCGGGCGATCAAACAAGCAATCAATTTACCAGTAATCACTGTTGGCATGCTAGAAGATCCTTACCTAGCAGATTATGTATTAAGTACTGGTGATGCTGATCTAATCGCTATTGGACGAGGATTATTAAATGATCCTTATTGGGCAATACATGTACCATCTTCACCATTTGTACCAGCACCTTATCAAGTTGCTTTCAAATAA
- the dcd gene encoding dCTP deaminase: MRLCDRDIETYLQNGKLKITPQPAQNCINGATIDVRLGNKFRTFREHTTPYIDLSGPKEQVSAVLEKVMSDEIVLSEGDAFYLHPGELALAVTLESVTIPNDLVGWLDGRSSLARLGLMVHVTAHRIDPGWQGQIVLEFFNSGKIPLALRPGMTIGALSFETLTGPAARPYNSRQDAKYKDQHGAVASRIDKD, encoded by the coding sequence ATGAGATTATGCGATCGAGATATCGAAACGTATTTACAAAATGGTAAATTAAAAATAACCCCTCAGCCCGCACAAAACTGCATCAATGGTGCAACTATTGATGTAAGATTAGGCAATAAATTTCGTACATTTAGGGAACATACTACACCTTATATTGATTTAAGCGGTCCTAAAGAACAAGTATCTGCGGTTTTAGAAAAAGTGATGAGTGATGAAATTGTATTATCTGAAGGTGATGCATTTTACCTTCATCCTGGTGAGTTAGCATTAGCCGTGACTTTGGAATCAGTTACAATTCCTAATGATTTAGTTGGCTGGTTAGATGGGCGCTCATCCCTTGCCAGACTTGGGCTTATGGTACACGTTACAGCCCATCGTATCGATCCTGGCTGGCAAGGACAAATTGTGCTAGAGTTTTTTAATTCCGGAAAAATACCATTAGCTCTTAGACCAGGAATGACAATAGGAGCACTTAGCTTTGAAACACTAACGGGTCCAGCAGCTAGACCGTATAATAGTAGACAAGATGCAAAATATAAAGATCAACATGGCGCAGTTGCTAGCCGTATTGATAAAGACTAA
- the dacB gene encoding serine-type D-Ala-D-Ala carboxypeptidase — translation MNNIRIIILCILLFLSGLLHAQSIEPYLSTLPKGSDLSILVQSVGSNPKTLAKYKSDQFKQPASTQKVITALAAQLELGGDFRFKTLMKTNGSISNKQLNGDLIIQLSGDPTFSSDRLKIMLTELHQKGIEKIAGNIILDTSVFASHDKAAGWSWNNLTACYNAPPSAAIINDNCFYATVIPGKVGSKASVSVSSNIPVVVSADIKTISTNSKDLNDKYCELDVSYSDKNRYYLSGCIASGNNKIPLKFAVLDGAAYFSAILKKELKLQKIVLNGKILEKNKKNNSQLILLTSSQSVPLSEILTVMLKKSNNLYADAIFRTLGVHYYNIAGTWRNSSDAVKQILLTKAGINLENLVIVDGSGLSRLNLVSADKLMEILQYISANNEQLGIIEMLPIAGVDGTLQNRKSFNQIPFKETIRAKTGYIQGSYNLAGFIQKNDGKYLAFVQLLSGYHADTRGEPKNGAIMRFESEFYKNFIN, via the coding sequence ATGAATAATATCAGGATAATTATTTTATGTATTCTTCTTTTTCTATCAGGATTATTACATGCACAGTCAATAGAACCTTATTTATCAACGTTACCTAAAGGAAGTGATTTATCTATTTTAGTTCAATCTGTTGGTAGTAATCCGAAAACATTAGCAAAATATAAGAGTGATCAATTTAAACAACCAGCTAGTACTCAAAAAGTTATTACCGCTTTAGCTGCACAGCTTGAATTAGGGGGTGATTTTCGCTTTAAAACTCTTATGAAAACTAATGGTTCAATAAGTAATAAGCAGTTAAATGGGGACCTTATCATACAATTAAGTGGGGATCCTACTTTCTCTAGTGATAGATTAAAAATAATGCTTACTGAACTGCACCAAAAAGGTATTGAAAAAATTGCTGGAAATATCATTTTAGACACTTCAGTCTTTGCCAGTCATGATAAAGCTGCGGGTTGGTCATGGAATAATTTAACCGCTTGTTATAATGCACCTCCCTCAGCTGCAATCATAAACGATAATTGTTTTTATGCAACAGTTATACCAGGAAAGGTGGGCTCTAAAGCATCTGTTTCAGTATCATCTAATATTCCAGTAGTGGTATCTGCTGATATCAAAACGATTTCCACTAATAGTAAAGATTTGAATGATAAATATTGTGAGTTAGATGTGAGTTATTCGGATAAAAATCGTTATTACCTATCAGGATGCATTGCTTCAGGTAATAATAAAATACCATTAAAATTTGCGGTACTTGATGGAGCAGCTTATTTTTCTGCAATTTTAAAAAAAGAGCTTAAATTACAAAAAATCGTTCTTAATGGTAAAATTTTAGAGAAAAATAAAAAAAATAATTCACAACTGATTTTACTCACTTCCAGTCAATCAGTCCCACTTTCTGAAATACTGACTGTTATGCTCAAAAAATCAAATAATTTATATGCAGATGCTATTTTTAGAACTCTTGGGGTACATTATTACAATATAGCAGGGACTTGGCGTAATAGTAGTGATGCAGTCAAACAAATTTTACTAACGAAAGCCGGTATTAATCTTGAAAATTTAGTCATTGTTGATGGATCGGGATTATCCCGATTAAACTTAGTTAGTGCAGACAAATTAATGGAAATATTACAATATATTTCAGCGAATAATGAGCAGTTAGGAATTATTGAAATGCTACCGATTGCTGGAGTTGATGGTACTTTGCAAAATCGTAAAAGTTTTAATCAAATCCCATTTAAGGAAACCATTCGAGCCAAAACGGGTTATATTCAAGGTAGTTATAATCTGGCTGGATTTATTCAAAAGAACGATGGTAAATATTTGGCGTTTGTGCAGTTATTATCAGGATATCATGCTGATACACGAGGAGAACCAAAAAATGGTGCAATAATGCGATTTGAATCAGAGTTTTATAAAAATTTTATTAACTGA
- a CDS encoding LexA family transcriptional regulator, translated as MNMIKNKNVKTFKDRLYNSMQGLSVSAFAKKCDMSETVIRDYLSGKTYPSLTRLEVIAEKCNVSFNWLATGYRLEVFDPKDDDDDVYNENIYRIPVYKKQLPTKEEAQYQRFIRETPPVMNYPVVEGWASHRGLDIKKLILYWAKGDLMSPEIENNNGLIINTDITEIIDGAIYLIEYENFTLLRKIRLTLSSWILICNNNQYPTIEVPKAHFDKYNIVGRVVQIIKDVF; from the coding sequence ATGAATATGATCAAAAATAAAAATGTCAAAACCTTCAAAGACAGACTATACAACTCGATGCAAGGTTTATCTGTTTCTGCTTTTGCGAAGAAATGTGATATGTCAGAAACTGTTATCAGGGATTATTTATCAGGAAAAACTTATCCCTCACTTACTCGTTTAGAGGTAATAGCTGAAAAATGTAATGTTTCATTTAACTGGCTTGCAACAGGTTACAGACTTGAAGTATTTGATCCCAAAGATGATGATGATGATGTATATAATGAAAATATATATCGTATTCCTGTTTATAAAAAACAATTACCGACAAAAGAAGAAGCACAATATCAACGTTTTATTCGTGAAACACCGCCAGTAATGAATTACCCAGTTGTAGAAGGCTGGGCATCCCATCGTGGTTTAGACATAAAAAAATTAATTCTCTATTGGGCAAAAGGTGATTTAATGTCTCCTGAAATTGAAAATAATAATGGACTTATTATAAACACGGATATCACTGAAATTATTGATGGAGCGATATATTTAATCGAATATGAAAATTTCACCCTATTAAGAAAAATTCGTCTAACGCTGAGCAGTTGGATTTTAATATGTAACAATAATCAATATCCAACAATTGAAGTACCTAAAGCACATTTTGATAAGTACAATATCGTTGGTCGTGTTGTACAAATAATTAAAGACGTCTTCTAA
- the tatA gene encoding twin-arginine translocase TatA/TatE family subunit: MSFSIPHLLVFLAVVVLVFGTKKLRNLGSDLGFALKSFKKAMNDDSELKKDNK; the protein is encoded by the coding sequence ATGTCATTTAGTATCCCACACCTTTTAGTGTTTCTTGCCGTGGTCGTTTTAGTATTTGGTACTAAAAAATTGCGTAATTTAGGTTCAGATCTTGGTTTTGCATTAAAAAGCTTTAAAAAAGCGATGAATGATGATAGTGAATTAAAAAAAGATAATAAGTAG